In the genome of Candidatus Eisenbacteria bacterium, the window GAGCCGACGGTCTGATTCATGATGCTGGCTGGATGGAGGTCAGCATGGATGGGCAAACCGCTATCGATGGACTTGCGGTCGAGGGCACTGGCCGCGGTTGATCAAGGTATGAGCTGCCGGGGTGCGGCGACGCGCTTCGGGGTGGCGCCAGCGACGGTGATCCGCTGGCATGACCAGCGACGGCGGCAGGGTCATTGCAATCCCAAGCCGCAGGGCGGTGACACGCGCTCGCACCGGATCGAGGTGTACCGGCAGAGGATCATCGCGCTCTACGAGGCGCGCCGCGACATCACGCTCGACGAACTCCGCCGGGAACTCGCCGGTACCGGAGTGAGCGTGGCGATCTCGACGCTGCACCGATTCTTCACGAGGCACGGGATTACGCGCAAAAAAAGGTCGGGCACGCGAGCGAGCAGGACCGCCCGGATGTCCGGAGCCAGCGAGAGGCCTGGTTCGATGGTCAGCTCGACCTCGATCCTGAGCGGCTCGTCTTCATCGACGAAACCTGGACCGCGACCAACATGACCCGCAGCCACGGGCGCTGCCTCCGCGGCGAGCGGCTTCGGATGGGCTTCCCTCACGGCCACCGTAAGACGACGACGCTGGTCGCCGGGCTGCGTACCACCGGCATGGTCGCGCCGATGGTGCTCGACGGGCCGATCAACGGCGAGTGGTTCGAGGCCTACGTCGCC includes:
- a CDS encoding IS630 family transposase (programmed frameshift), which gives rise to MGKPLSMDLRSRALAAVDQGMSCRGAATRFGVAPATVIRWHDQRRRQGHCNPKPQGGDTRSHRIEVYRQRIIALYEARRDITLDELRRELAGTGVSVAISTLHRFFTRHGITRKKRFGHASEQDRPDVRSQREAWFDGQLDLDPERLVFIDETWTATNMTRSHGRCLRGERLRMGFPHGHRKTTTLVAGLRTTGMVAPMVLDGPINGEWFEAYVAKVLVPELRRGDIVVMDNLSSHKRAAVRELVERAGAKLLFLPPYSPDFNPIEKAFAKLKALLRKAGERTVSGLWDLIGKLVDLFKPHECANYFSSCGYDPD